From a single Halobellus ruber genomic region:
- a CDS encoding alpha/beta hydrolase, whose protein sequence is MSTADPHDGQPIRTAGAALDEANAAVVLVHGRGARADGMLRFAREFGREGLHYAAPQAQRGTWYPNSFLAPVGRNQPHLDSALAHVGRAVEHARSGGLPPEKVLLVGFSQGACLVSEFVARDPQRYAGLVLLSGGLIGAEGTDFDYDGDVSGMPFFLGVSDDDPHIPVSRAEETVEVFERLGADVRFDEYHGRGHGIFEEEIDYLRELVGSIVG, encoded by the coding sequence ATGAGCACGGCCGACCCCCACGACGGCCAGCCGATCCGGACGGCCGGTGCCGCCCTCGACGAGGCCAACGCTGCAGTCGTCCTGGTCCACGGCCGCGGGGCGCGCGCCGACGGGATGCTCCGGTTCGCCCGGGAGTTCGGGCGCGAGGGGCTCCACTACGCCGCCCCGCAGGCCCAGCGCGGCACCTGGTACCCCAACTCCTTTCTCGCGCCGGTCGGGCGGAACCAGCCGCATCTCGACTCGGCGCTGGCCCACGTCGGGCGGGCGGTCGAGCACGCCCGCTCCGGCGGGCTTCCCCCCGAAAAGGTGCTCCTCGTCGGGTTCTCCCAGGGGGCGTGTCTGGTCTCGGAGTTCGTCGCCCGCGACCCGCAGCGGTACGCCGGGCTGGTGTTGCTGTCGGGCGGGCTGATCGGCGCGGAAGGGACCGACTTCGACTACGACGGCGACGTCTCCGGGATGCCGTTCTTCCTGGGGGTCAGCGACGACGACCCCCACATCCCGGTGTCGCGCGCGGAGGAGACCGTCGAGGTGTTCGAGCGGCTCGGCGCCGACGTCAGGTTCGACGAGTACCACGGCCGCGGCCACGGGATCTTCGAGGAGGAGATCGACTATCTCCGCGAGTTGGTCGGGTCGATCGTCGGGTAG
- a CDS encoding isocitrate/isopropylmalate dehydrogenase family protein has protein sequence MDSYEIAVIPGDGIGVEVVDAALPVVEAAAADAGFEIGTTRFDWGTERYLDRGEMMPDDGIDRLRGFDSVFLGAVGHPEVPDHVTLHGLLLPIRKGLDQYVCKRPNVLFEGIESPLRGYGPGDVDFVVYRENTEGEYASVGGREHRGFDHETAVQSALFTRRGTERIARAAFEAATEREGHLTSITKSNAQAHSMVFWDDVVAEVSEEFPSVDVERLLVDAAAMDLIRRPHEFDVVVASNLFGDILTDIGAQITGSMGLAPSGNVHPGDANPSMFEPVHGSAPDIVGDGVANPLATVLSWSMLFDDLGETAAADALWTAVTDQLADESAPRTPDIGGSAGTGNVAADLRSRL, from the coding sequence ATGGACTCGTACGAGATCGCCGTGATTCCGGGCGACGGCATCGGGGTGGAGGTCGTCGACGCGGCGCTCCCGGTGGTGGAGGCGGCGGCCGCCGACGCGGGGTTCGAGATCGGGACGACGCGGTTCGACTGGGGGACCGAACGCTACCTCGACCGCGGGGAGATGATGCCAGACGACGGCATCGATCGGCTGCGCGGGTTCGACAGCGTCTTCCTCGGCGCGGTCGGCCACCCCGAGGTCCCCGATCACGTCACGCTCCACGGCCTGCTTCTCCCGATCCGGAAGGGGCTCGACCAGTACGTCTGCAAGCGTCCGAACGTGCTCTTCGAGGGGATCGAGAGCCCGCTCCGGGGGTACGGCCCGGGTGACGTCGACTTCGTGGTCTACCGGGAGAACACCGAAGGCGAGTACGCCAGCGTCGGCGGGCGGGAACACCGCGGGTTCGACCACGAGACCGCGGTCCAGTCGGCGCTTTTCACCCGTCGCGGCACCGAGCGGATCGCCCGCGCCGCGTTCGAGGCCGCCACGGAGCGGGAGGGCCACCTCACCTCCATCACGAAGTCGAACGCACAGGCACACAGCATGGTGTTCTGGGACGACGTCGTCGCGGAGGTGAGCGAGGAGTTCCCGTCGGTCGACGTCGAGCGCCTTCTGGTCGACGCGGCCGCGATGGACCTGATCCGGCGTCCCCACGAGTTCGACGTGGTGGTCGCCTCGAACCTCTTCGGCGACATCCTCACCGACATCGGGGCGCAGATCACCGGGAGTATGGGGCTCGCGCCGTCCGGAAACGTCCACCCCGGCGACGCGAACCCATCGATGTTCGAGCCGGTCCACGGCAGCGCCCCCGACATCGTCGGCGACGGCGTCGCGAACCCGCTGGCGACGGTGCTGTCGTGGTCGATGCTGTTCGACGACCTCGGCGAGACGGCTGCCGCCGACGCGCTGTGGACCGCCGTCACCGACCAGCTTGCCGACGAGTCGGCGCCGCGGACTCCCGACATCGGGGGGAGCGCCGGAACCGGGAATGTCGCCGCCGACCTCCGGTCGCGGCTGTAA
- a CDS encoding dipeptide ABC transporter ATP-binding protein, protein MTLLSVEDLRVRYGTDEGALHSVNGVSFSIDDRVNYALSGESASGKSTTAKAILGLLPDHATIESGEIEFAGRDLRALTPSERQDLLWEEVAFIPQTAIDALDPVMTVGAQIRQAIQTHREVSERNARRRVRELFETVGLDTDRVDDYPHQFSGGMRQRVVIAMALALDPKLIIADEPTTGLDVIVQDKIIDNILQIQEETDSSLLLITHDLSVIAETCDEMSVLYGGTVLEQGRVDHLLLNPTNPYTMGLKNAFPDLNSDGDDLVSVPGEPPNLESTPTGCAFEPRCPFSTETCATERPELESLPYRSQRVACHEADRAARMRREADRAATWGGATEGSRSTGGDILLEVDGLERSYERSESLLGQLPIGGISPTVTGLTNSLRRWYEQRGEFVKQVFDDDTAEVRAVDGVSLSVARGEILGVVGESGCGKSTLGRTLALLEEPTGGGFRFDGRPHKYYRDGNLQAFRQRLQIIFQNPYESLNPRLTVGQLVKEPLTIHGYRTGERDAAVRETLERVGMAPAERHLDKYPNELSGGQRQRVAIARALVVDPDFLICDEPASMLDVSLQAEVLNLLRSLANTEGIGVVYISHDLASLTRIADRLSIMYLGRFVETGATDRVVADPKHPYTEALLAAVPETDPRGSRDRVTLGGRPPSPEALPTGCRFAPRCPKATEECRESEPGLDEWRRADHAAACFHPAEGSEAGDSTGDSTVGNPTGGPDIGGPARPGRSDDGE, encoded by the coding sequence GTGACGCTCCTCAGTGTCGAGGACCTGCGGGTCAGGTACGGGACCGACGAGGGGGCGCTCCACAGCGTAAACGGGGTCTCGTTCTCCATCGACGACCGCGTCAACTACGCGCTGTCCGGGGAGTCGGCGTCGGGGAAGTCGACGACGGCGAAGGCGATCCTCGGGTTGCTCCCCGATCACGCCACGATCGAATCCGGCGAGATCGAGTTCGCCGGCCGGGACCTCCGGGCGCTGACGCCGTCGGAGCGACAGGACCTCCTCTGGGAGGAGGTCGCGTTCATCCCCCAGACCGCGATCGACGCCCTGGACCCGGTGATGACTGTCGGCGCACAGATCCGGCAGGCGATCCAGACCCATCGGGAAGTCTCCGAGCGGAACGCGCGCCGACGGGTACGGGAGCTGTTCGAGACCGTCGGCCTCGACACCGACCGCGTCGACGACTACCCCCACCAGTTCTCCGGGGGGATGCGCCAGCGGGTGGTGATCGCGATGGCGCTGGCGCTGGACCCGAAGCTCATCATCGCCGACGAGCCCACCACGGGGCTGGACGTGATCGTCCAGGACAAGATCATCGACAACATCCTCCAGATCCAAGAGGAGACCGACAGTTCGTTGCTTCTCATCACCCACGACCTGAGCGTCATCGCGGAGACCTGCGACGAGATGTCGGTACTGTACGGCGGCACGGTGCTGGAACAGGGCCGCGTCGACCACCTGCTTCTCAACCCGACGAACCCCTACACGATGGGGCTGAAGAACGCGTTCCCCGACCTCAACAGCGATGGGGACGACCTGGTTTCGGTTCCGGGGGAGCCGCCGAACCTGGAGTCGACGCCGACCGGCTGCGCCTTCGAGCCCCGGTGTCCGTTCTCGACCGAGACGTGTGCGACGGAGCGGCCGGAACTCGAGTCGCTGCCTTACCGGAGCCAGCGGGTCGCGTGCCACGAGGCCGATCGGGCCGCCCGGATGCGCCGGGAAGCCGACCGGGCTGCCACCTGGGGGGGTGCCACCGAGGGATCACGGTCGACCGGCGGCGACATCCTGCTCGAGGTCGACGGGCTGGAGAGATCCTACGAGCGTTCGGAGTCGCTCCTGGGGCAGCTCCCGATCGGCGGCATCTCGCCGACGGTGACCGGGCTCACGAACAGCCTCAGGCGGTGGTACGAGCAGCGCGGCGAGTTCGTCAAGCAGGTGTTCGACGACGACACCGCCGAGGTCCGTGCTGTCGACGGCGTCTCCCTGTCGGTGGCCCGCGGCGAGATCCTCGGCGTCGTCGGCGAGTCGGGGTGCGGGAAGTCGACGCTGGGGCGGACGCTCGCGCTCTTAGAGGAGCCGACCGGTGGCGGGTTCAGGTTCGACGGCCGGCCACACAAGTACTACCGCGACGGGAACCTCCAGGCGTTCCGCCAGCGCCTCCAGATTATCTTCCAGAACCCCTACGAGTCGCTGAACCCCCGTCTCACCGTCGGACAACTCGTGAAAGAGCCCCTGACGATCCACGGCTATCGGACGGGCGAACGCGATGCGGCAGTCCGGGAGACGCTCGAACGGGTCGGGATGGCCCCCGCCGAGCGGCATCTGGACAAGTACCCGAACGAGCTCTCCGGCGGCCAGCGCCAGCGGGTCGCGATCGCGCGTGCGCTGGTCGTCGACCCGGATTTCCTCATCTGTGACGAGCCGGCGTCGATGCTCGACGTGTCGCTCCAGGCGGAGGTGTTGAACCTGCTTCGGAGCCTGGCCAACACCGAAGGGATCGGCGTCGTCTACATCTCCCACGACCTCGCGAGCCTCACCCGGATCGCCGACCGGCTGTCGATCATGTACCTCGGCCGGTTCGTCGAGACGGGAGCGACCGACCGCGTCGTCGCCGACCCCAAACATCCGTACACGGAGGCGTTGCTCGCGGCCGTCCCGGAGACCGATCCCCGCGGGAGCCGCGACCGCGTCACGCTCGGCGGCCGCCCCCCGAGCCCGGAGGCGCTCCCGACCGGGTGTCGGTTCGCGCCGCGGTGTCCGAAGGCGACCGAGGAGTGCCGGGAGTCGGAGCCGGGGCTCGACGAGTGGCGGCGGGCGGATCACGCCGCGGCGTGTTTCCACCCGGCGGAGGGCTCGGAAGCCGGCGATTCGACGGGGGACTCGACCGTCGGAAACCCGACGGGGGGACCGGACATCGGCGGCCCGGCGCGACCCGGCCGGTCGGACGATGGGGAGTGA
- a CDS encoding universal stress protein yields the protein MHLLIPFDIVPTDSRVPQDAFGVAPASERAIRYAFETYGRHDELRVTAVSLSTDAIDLEENLGAADIRSIADELDVNAEVSVHSVQDADSIEALQREVLDLIGTDGVDAVVMGYEEDTFADAVFAGSTPERVLEERATPVVLVP from the coding sequence ATGCACCTGCTGATCCCCTTCGACATCGTCCCGACGGACAGCCGCGTTCCGCAGGACGCCTTCGGCGTCGCACCGGCCAGCGAACGCGCGATCCGATACGCCTTCGAGACGTACGGCCGCCACGACGAACTACGGGTCACTGCGGTCTCCCTCTCGACCGACGCGATCGATCTGGAGGAGAACCTCGGGGCCGCGGACATCCGGTCGATCGCCGACGAACTGGACGTGAACGCCGAGGTTTCGGTCCACTCGGTCCAGGACGCCGACTCGATCGAGGCGCTTCAACGGGAGGTGCTCGACCTGATCGGGACGGACGGAGTAGATGCCGTCGTGATGGGCTACGAGGAGGACACGTTCGCCGACGCGGTCTTCGCGGGGAGTACCCCCGAGCGGGTGCTCGAAGAACGGGCCACGCCGGTGGTGCTCGTCCCGTAG
- a CDS encoding VOC family protein has protein sequence MQTHGLHHVTAVAGDPRENHRGYTEDLGLRLVRRTVNVDDVTTYHLYYGNRTGEPGTALTGVPFADAHPGRGQAVATAFAVPSGRLDHRGDRLAAPKAPADGGVDG, from the coding sequence ATGCAGACACACGGATTACACCACGTTACGGCCGTCGCGGGCGATCCGCGGGAGAACCACCGGGGTTACACGGAGGATCTCGGACTGCGGCTCGTCAGGCGTACGGTCAACGTCGACGACGTCACGACGTATCACCTCTACTACGGCAACCGGACCGGGGAGCCGGGCACCGCGCTGACGGGGGTCCCCTTCGCAGACGCGCACCCCGGCCGCGGGCAGGCGGTCGCGACGGCGTTCGCCGTTCCCTCCGGGAGGCTCGACCACCGGGGAGACCGGCTCGCAGCCCCGAAGGCGCCCGCCGACGGAGGGGTGGACGGATGA
- the map gene encoding type II methionyl aminopeptidase, translating into MSHGSLDDGTLEKYRHAGTVLRGVLDDAADLIDPGVTHLEVAEFAEERIYEEADGCAFPANISIDEEASHATPAADDDTEFGEELVCLDCGVHVDGYIADAAVTVDLSGNGELVEAAEEALDAALDVVGPGVETGEVGAAVEDVIRGYGYTPVLNLSGHGVAQWDAHTGPTIPNRGTDRGVELEVGDVVAIEPFATTGRGKVSEGSKEEIYSLEADRSVRNRTARQVLEQVTEEYRTLPFATRWLDSPRAEMAVRRLEQRGVLHGYPVLKEDDGEFVSQAEHTVVITDDGCEILTA; encoded by the coding sequence ATGAGTCACGGCTCGCTCGACGACGGGACGCTGGAGAAGTACAGGCACGCCGGCACCGTGCTCCGAGGGGTCCTCGACGACGCTGCAGACCTGATCGACCCCGGCGTCACCCATCTCGAAGTCGCGGAGTTCGCGGAGGAACGGATCTACGAGGAAGCTGACGGGTGTGCCTTCCCCGCGAACATCAGCATCGACGAGGAGGCCTCCCACGCCACGCCCGCTGCCGACGACGACACCGAGTTCGGCGAGGAACTGGTCTGTCTCGACTGCGGCGTTCACGTCGACGGATACATCGCCGACGCCGCCGTAACGGTCGACCTCTCCGGGAACGGGGAACTCGTGGAGGCCGCCGAGGAGGCGCTCGACGCCGCGCTCGACGTGGTCGGCCCCGGCGTCGAGACCGGCGAGGTCGGCGCCGCGGTCGAGGACGTGATCCGCGGGTACGGCTATACCCCGGTCCTGAACCTCTCGGGCCACGGCGTCGCCCAGTGGGACGCCCACACCGGCCCGACGATCCCGAACCGCGGGACCGACCGCGGGGTCGAACTCGAAGTCGGCGACGTGGTCGCGATCGAGCCCTTCGCGACGACCGGCCGCGGGAAGGTTTCGGAGGGCTCGAAAGAGGAGATCTACAGCCTCGAAGCCGACCGGTCGGTCCGGAACCGCACGGCGAGACAGGTGCTCGAACAGGTGACAGAGGAGTACCGGACGCTGCCGTTCGCGACCCGGTGGCTCGACTCCCCGCGGGCGGAGATGGCGGTCCGGCGGCTGGAACAACGGGGCGTCCTCCACGGCTACCCCGTCCTGAAGGAGGACGACGGCGAGTTCGTGAGCCAGGCGGAACACACCGTCGTGATCACCGACGACGGGTGTGAGATCCTCACGGCGTAA
- a CDS encoding HIT family protein: protein MDRIFAPWRIEWVERDPAEDDVDGCPFCVLPERDADRESRIVARSDHAFVILNNYPYNPGHVMVIPRRHTGEWAALSDAELLDHARLKVATIDALHDGLGPDGINAGENLGGDAAGGSIEDHVHTHLVPRWRGDTNFMPVIGDTGVIVEALEDTYDRLHAAFAGHPDAVGEAGDGDEPPDRAVRLAFGATDGSGDAL from the coding sequence ATGGACCGGATCTTCGCCCCCTGGCGGATCGAGTGGGTCGAACGCGACCCCGCCGAAGACGACGTCGACGGCTGTCCGTTCTGCGTGTTGCCCGAGCGCGACGCCGACCGGGAGAGCCGGATCGTCGCCCGCAGCGACCACGCCTTCGTCATCCTGAACAACTACCCGTACAATCCCGGCCACGTGATGGTGATTCCCCGTCGCCACACCGGCGAGTGGGCGGCACTCTCGGACGCCGAACTCCTGGATCACGCCCGGCTAAAGGTCGCGACCATCGACGCGCTCCACGACGGCCTCGGCCCCGACGGCATCAACGCGGGGGAGAACCTCGGCGGCGACGCCGCCGGCGGGTCGATCGAGGACCACGTCCACACCCACCTCGTGCCGCGGTGGCGCGGCGACACGAACTTCATGCCCGTGATCGGCGACACCGGGGTGATCGTGGAGGCGCTCGAGGACACCTACGACCGGCTCCACGCCGCGTTCGCAGGGCATCCGGACGCGGTCGGCGAGGCGGGCGACGGCGACGAACCCCCCGACCGCGCGGTCAGGCTGGCGTTCGGGGCGACCGACGGCTCCGGCGACGCGCTGTAG
- a CDS encoding HpcH/HpaI aldolase/citrate lyase family protein codes for MVRRSLLYCPGDDRGMMENAVETGADAVIFDLEDAVAPAAKDGARATVRSALDGLDGGGPDRCVRINPYSRRGHADVEAVVGEVSTPPNAVALPKVDGPDTVEALVDHLAELGAADVDVIPLIETAAGVVAVEEIAAVPGVDAVAYGDQDFTADIGATVTDDKTESLYARQRTVVAAAAAGVDAIDTVFTDIGALDGLREQAEFVVDIGFDGKLAIHPDQVPVINDAFTPTTEQLEWAEAVLDGQARADDAESGVFTVDGQMIDPPLVERARTFIERAEAAGIR; via the coding sequence ATGGTTCGGCGATCGCTGCTGTACTGCCCCGGCGACGACCGGGGGATGATGGAGAACGCGGTCGAAACCGGGGCCGACGCGGTGATCTTCGACCTCGAGGACGCCGTCGCACCCGCCGCGAAGGACGGGGCTCGCGCGACGGTCCGGTCGGCACTCGACGGGCTCGACGGCGGTGGGCCCGACCGGTGCGTTCGGATCAACCCCTACAGTCGGCGCGGGCACGCCGACGTCGAGGCGGTCGTCGGCGAGGTGTCGACCCCGCCAAACGCCGTTGCGCTCCCGAAGGTCGACGGCCCCGACACGGTCGAGGCGCTGGTCGATCACCTCGCTGAACTCGGCGCGGCCGACGTGGACGTCATCCCGCTGATCGAGACGGCTGCAGGCGTCGTAGCCGTAGAGGAGATCGCAGCCGTCCCCGGCGTCGATGCGGTCGCTTACGGCGATCAGGACTTCACCGCCGACATCGGGGCGACGGTGACCGACGACAAGACCGAGTCGCTGTACGCCCGCCAGCGGACCGTGGTCGCGGCCGCCGCTGCCGGGGTGGACGCGATCGACACCGTCTTCACCGACATCGGCGCCCTCGACGGCCTCCGCGAGCAAGCCGAGTTCGTCGTCGACATCGGGTTCGACGGGAAACTCGCGATCCACCCGGATCAGGTTCCGGTGATCAACGACGCGTTCACCCCGACGACGGAGCAACTCGAGTGGGCCGAGGCGGTGCTCGACGGCCAGGCGCGCGCCGACGACGCCGAGTCGGGCGTGTTCACCGTCGACGGCCAGATGATCGACCCGCCGCTGGTGGAGCGCGCGCGGACGTTCATCGAGCGGGCGGAGGCCGCCGGGATCCGGTGA
- a CDS encoding MFS transporter, whose protein sequence is MSRLERSRLARLGRFDAIVLTSALWFLGKFVRFSFPPLFERISDVYAISTAGLGTAFSGLLMVYAVLQFPSGLLADRLGSVTVLGGGAALAALGALALAVDTPLAVLIGAMLVIGAGTGTLKTVGVRLLSRTYPDQTGRALGVFDTFGAFGGVAAPAVVVVFAGLPGVVGAGWRTTFLLAGVVGLGVTAAFVTRVPARIPEEAGGADGDGGVPIREYAAMFRSWRFSTFVAVTILFSFAYNAVIAFLPLYLTRAAGLASDTANLLFGALFAVSLVQLLTGEASDRTGSLPMIVVTLGLATLGLGSIVLLTGVAGPPALGAAIVCLGLGSHGYRPVRGAYLMSAIPASVAGGSLGAVRTLLMIAGASSPALVGVISETAGFRPAFLLLTAALAVAAGLSALLWAFE, encoded by the coding sequence GTGAGCCGCCTCGAACGCTCGCGTCTCGCACGGTTGGGTCGCTTCGACGCGATCGTCCTCACCTCCGCGCTGTGGTTTTTGGGGAAGTTCGTCCGGTTCTCCTTTCCCCCGCTCTTCGAGCGGATCTCCGACGTCTATGCGATCTCTACTGCGGGCCTCGGAACGGCGTTCAGCGGGCTGTTGATGGTCTACGCCGTTCTCCAGTTCCCCTCGGGGTTGCTCGCCGACCGCCTCGGCTCCGTGACCGTCCTCGGCGGCGGGGCCGCGCTCGCGGCGCTGGGGGCGCTCGCGCTGGCGGTCGATACCCCGCTCGCGGTCCTCATCGGGGCGATGCTGGTGATCGGGGCGGGGACGGGGACGCTCAAGACCGTCGGCGTCCGGCTGCTTTCCCGGACGTATCCGGACCAGACCGGGCGGGCGCTGGGGGTGTTCGATACCTTCGGCGCGTTCGGCGGCGTCGCCGCCCCGGCCGTGGTCGTCGTCTTCGCGGGGCTCCCCGGGGTCGTCGGGGCCGGCTGGCGGACCACCTTCCTGCTCGCGGGCGTCGTCGGACTCGGCGTGACCGCGGCGTTCGTCACGCGGGTTCCGGCACGCATCCCCGAGGAGGCCGGCGGCGCTGACGGCGACGGCGGCGTTCCGATCCGGGAGTACGCGGCGATGTTCCGGAGCTGGCGGTTCTCCACCTTCGTCGCGGTCACGATCCTGTTCTCGTTCGCGTACAACGCCGTGATCGCGTTCCTCCCGCTGTATCTCACCCGGGCGGCCGGGCTCGCGTCCGACACGGCGAACCTGCTCTTCGGTGCGCTGTTCGCGGTGAGCCTCGTCCAACTCCTCACCGGCGAGGCCAGCGACCGAACCGGCTCACTCCCGATGATCGTGGTCACGCTGGGGCTCGCGACCCTCGGATTAGGGTCGATCGTGCTGCTCACCGGCGTCGCCGGCCCGCCGGCGCTGGGGGCGGCCATCGTCTGTCTCGGACTCGGCTCGCACGGGTACCGCCCGGTCCGCGGCGCGTACCTGATGTCGGCCATCCCGGCGTCGGTGGCCGGCGGGAGCCTCGGCGCGGTCCGGACGCTGCTCATGATCGCCGGGGCGTCGTCGCCGGCGCTCGTCGGCGTCATCTCGGAGACCGCCGGGTTCCGGCCGGCGTTCCTACTGCTCACCGCGGCGCTCGCGGTCGCAGCGGGACTCTCGGCCCTGCTCTGGGCGTTCGAGTGA
- a CDS encoding winged helix-turn-helix transcriptional regulator produces the protein MPPESDSTDDADEPCSVIDSLEQIGSQWRLIVLHDLQGGEKRFNELKRSTDASSRTLSRVLDDLQELGFVNRRLEEDAPVATFYSLTPKGRSLCPVFDEIEAWADEWLHASPTGEDPAAVAADGGETDDGTPAE, from the coding sequence GTGCCCCCCGAATCCGACTCGACCGACGACGCCGACGAGCCCTGCTCGGTCATCGACTCGCTGGAACAGATCGGCTCCCAATGGCGGCTGATCGTGCTTCACGACCTCCAGGGGGGTGAAAAGCGGTTCAACGAACTGAAACGCTCCACCGACGCCAGCTCCCGGACGCTCTCGCGGGTGCTGGACGACCTCCAGGAACTCGGGTTCGTGAACCGCCGCCTCGAGGAGGACGCACCGGTCGCGACCTTCTACTCGCTGACCCCGAAGGGGCGGTCGCTGTGTCCGGTGTTCGACGAGATCGAGGCGTGGGCCGACGAGTGGCTCCACGCCTCGCCGACCGGCGAGGATCCGGCGGCGGTTGCCGCGGACGGCGGCGAGACCGACGACGGAACGCCGGCAGAATAG
- a CDS encoding cation diffusion facilitator family transporter — MSDDRRRTVRRVGAVVLAVNLLLVAAKGGVWWVTGSLAVGSEAVNSLADVAYSLIVLAGLYLTTRPPDFEHPHGHERIEPFVSLFVALGVFVAGGVVLWNAATSVLNGTYGVEAGAAGAAVLAVTAGVKVGLYRYCLAVGRERHSPAIVATALDNRNDILTAGAALVGVVGASFGAPVLDPIAAGVVSVGIFYTGFEIVRDNVGYLVGAAPPEDLRREIIERALDHPRVRGAHDVVAHYVGPEVDVSLHIEVEGHMSLFEAHNIESEVVESIRSIPEVDDVFVHVDPKELGEWKADDADPAGGRGVAGPESAPPERGRKEGSARSEAADGPEKRD; from the coding sequence ATGAGCGACGATCGGAGGCGCACCGTCCGCCGCGTGGGTGCCGTCGTGCTCGCCGTCAACCTGCTTCTCGTAGCCGCAAAGGGCGGGGTCTGGTGGGTCACGGGGAGCCTCGCGGTCGGGTCGGAGGCGGTCAACAGCCTCGCCGACGTCGCCTACAGCCTGATCGTCCTCGCCGGGTTGTATCTCACCACCCGCCCGCCGGACTTCGAGCACCCGCACGGCCACGAGCGGATCGAGCCGTTCGTCTCGCTTTTCGTCGCGCTCGGCGTCTTCGTTGCGGGCGGCGTGGTGCTCTGGAACGCCGCTACGTCCGTCCTGAACGGGACCTACGGCGTCGAGGCGGGCGCGGCCGGCGCCGCCGTGTTGGCCGTCACCGCCGGGGTGAAGGTCGGGCTCTACCGGTACTGCCTCGCGGTCGGTCGGGAGCGGCACTCGCCGGCGATCGTCGCCACAGCCCTGGACAACCGCAACGACATCCTCACCGCGGGCGCGGCGCTCGTCGGCGTTGTCGGCGCGTCGTTCGGCGCGCCGGTGCTCGACCCGATCGCCGCGGGGGTCGTCTCGGTCGGCATCTTCTACACCGGCTTCGAGATCGTCCGCGACAACGTCGGCTACCTCGTCGGCGCCGCGCCCCCCGAGGACCTCCGCCGGGAGATCATCGAGCGCGCGCTGGACCACCCGCGGGTCCGGGGCGCCCACGACGTGGTCGCCCACTACGTCGGTCCCGAGGTGGACGTGAGCCTCCACATCGAGGTCGAGGGGCATATGTCGCTGTTCGAGGCCCACAACATCGAATCGGAGGTGGTCGAGTCGATCCGATCGATCCCGGAGGTCGACGACGTGTTCGTCCACGTGGATCCGAAGGAACTCGGCGAGTGGAAGGCCGACGACGCCGACCCGGCGGGCGGGAGGGGGGTCGCCGGACCGGAAAGCGCCCCGCCGGAACGGGGTCGCAAGGAGGGATCCGCTCGGTCGGAGGCGGCCGACGGCCCCGAAAAACGGGACTGA
- a CDS encoding class I SAM-dependent methyltransferase, whose protein sequence is MAEDGDRKRSAASAFGAHADAYRDSDIHRDGDDLDRLAAWCAGAEYGLDVATGAGHTAGALVEAGVDRVVAADAAPRMLATAAASYPAVEAVVADAERLPFATDILDAATCRIAAHHFPDPAAFVAEVARVLEPGGTFAFEDNVAPDESALDTFLNTVERLRDPTHVRSHAVADWLGWLEDAGFAVEATGVVARTLDYGTWLETVDAPPERRERVASAFADPPDGAAEAFEIRRGDDGAVESFANHKLLVRATR, encoded by the coding sequence ATGGCCGAGGACGGAGACCGGAAGCGGTCGGCGGCGTCGGCGTTCGGGGCGCACGCCGACGCGTACCGCGACAGCGACATCCACCGCGACGGCGACGACCTCGACCGGCTCGCGGCGTGGTGTGCCGGCGCCGAGTACGGGCTCGACGTCGCGACCGGGGCCGGTCACACCGCAGGCGCGCTCGTCGAGGCGGGCGTCGACCGAGTCGTCGCCGCCGACGCCGCCCCGCGGATGCTCGCGACCGCTGCGGCGTCGTATCCCGCCGTCGAGGCCGTCGTCGCCGACGCCGAGCGGCTGCCGTTCGCCACCGATATCCTCGACGCGGCGACGTGCCGCATCGCCGCCCATCACTTCCCCGACCCGGCCGCGTTCGTCGCGGAGGTCGCGCGGGTGCTGGAACCGGGCGGGACGTTCGCCTTCGAGGACAACGTCGCCCCCGACGAGTCGGCGCTCGATACGTTCCTCAATACCGTCGAGCGACTCCGCGATCCGACCCACGTCCGGTCACACGCCGTCGCCGACTGGCTCGGCTGGCTCGAGGACGCCGGGTTCGCGGTCGAAGCGACCGGCGTCGTCGCCCGGACGCTCGACTACGGAACGTGGCTCGAAACCGTCGACGCACCGCCGGAGCGCCGGGAGCGCGTCGCGTCCGCGTTCGCGGACCCGCCGGACGGCGCGGCCGAGGCGTTCGAGATCCGCCGCGGCGACGACGGGGCGGTCGAGTCGTTCGCAAACCACAAGCTGCTGGTGCGGGCGACCCGGTAA